From Virgibacillus natechei, the proteins below share one genomic window:
- a CDS encoding ABC transporter permease — protein MSNFFSLIYNELSKIYILKSTWIMYIALALLIIGGAALTSVFDNTGEAHETDDWREVLQEENEEIQQQMEENDPESGVYVTANPNQIERNNYHLENDIEPIGYGAWQYVQENQGLLSIVSLLTIIVAAGIIANEFRWGTIKLLLIRPLSRTKILASKYVSVLLFALFTLLFVLLFSWITGALFFGLEGANPYVVQNQGGSYEYVSVIMEIVSSYGYGLVNLVMMATFAFMISSVFRNSALAIGIAVFLMMAGNMIAAFFADYAWGKYILFANTDLSQYANSNTPWIEDMTLGFSITVLCVYYVVFILLSWVFFTKRDVAGQ, from the coding sequence TTGAGTAATTTTTTTAGCCTTATTTATAATGAACTATCGAAAATATATATACTAAAATCAACATGGATTATGTATATTGCACTCGCCTTATTAATCATTGGCGGTGCAGCGCTCACAAGTGTATTTGATAATACTGGCGAAGCCCATGAGACAGATGATTGGCGAGAAGTTTTACAAGAAGAGAATGAAGAAATCCAACAACAAATGGAAGAAAATGATCCTGAAAGTGGGGTTTACGTAACAGCCAATCCAAACCAGATTGAAAGAAACAATTATCACCTAGAAAATGATATTGAACCAATTGGATATGGGGCATGGCAATATGTTCAAGAAAACCAAGGTTTACTTTCTATTGTTAGCTTACTAACCATTATTGTAGCTGCAGGTATTATAGCTAATGAATTTAGATGGGGCACCATTAAATTATTACTGATTCGACCATTATCACGTACAAAAATACTCGCATCTAAATATGTCTCCGTCCTTTTATTTGCGTTATTTACGCTTTTATTTGTATTATTATTTTCCTGGATAACCGGCGCATTATTCTTTGGCTTGGAAGGAGCAAACCCTTATGTTGTCCAGAACCAAGGTGGAAGTTATGAATATGTATCCGTGATTATGGAGATCGTTTCCAGCTATGGTTATGGTCTGGTTAATTTAGTCATGATGGCAACATTTGCTTTTATGATTTCAAGTGTTTTCCGGAATAGTGCATTAGCAATTGGAATCGCTGTTTTCCTCATGATGGCTGGAAATATGATTGCTGCTTTTTTCGCGGATTATGCCTGGGGGAAATATATCTTGTTCGCGAACACTGATTTAAGTCAATATGCAAACAGCAACACACCATGGATAGAAGATATGACCTTAGGCTTTTCCATTACTGTTTTATGCGTGTACTATGTTGTTTTTATCCTTTTATCGTGGGTGTTTTTTACAAAAAGAGATGTAGCAGGACAATGA
- a CDS encoding ABC transporter ATP-binding protein: MSETAMELIDLKKTIGKKEIIKGLSFKINKGEVFGFIGPNGAGKTTTIRMMVGLMQVTDGDVQILGNSIKNDFKEAIKEVGAIVENPEMYPFMTGEQNLKHYARMIPGISKERVQEVIALVGLEKVVKEKVGRYSLGMRQRLGIAQALLHKPSVLILDEPTNGLDPAGIKEIRQYIRRLASAEGVAVIISSHLLSEIELMCDRIGIIKNGELVATQSVNDSTDAEQQRLSQIKLEVTPADKAMELLTSHHDINAEISNESLSFQLEKEKIPMIIETLVKHDVSIYQVGASNATLEDKFFDLIGENIIE; this comes from the coding sequence ATGTCAGAAACAGCCATGGAATTAATTGATCTGAAAAAAACGATCGGCAAGAAAGAGATTATTAAGGGACTGTCATTTAAAATTAACAAAGGTGAAGTGTTTGGATTTATTGGACCAAATGGAGCAGGTAAAACGACTACGATCCGAATGATGGTTGGTTTAATGCAAGTAACCGATGGAGATGTACAGATTTTAGGTAACAGTATCAAAAACGATTTTAAAGAAGCCATTAAAGAAGTCGGAGCCATCGTAGAAAATCCAGAGATGTATCCGTTCATGACCGGAGAACAGAACTTGAAACATTATGCCAGAATGATTCCTGGCATATCAAAGGAACGTGTGCAAGAGGTTATTGCACTAGTAGGGCTTGAGAAAGTGGTTAAGGAAAAAGTAGGCAGATACTCTTTAGGCATGCGTCAACGGTTAGGTATTGCCCAAGCACTTTTACATAAACCATCCGTATTAATTTTAGACGAACCTACAAATGGCCTGGATCCTGCTGGGATTAAGGAAATTCGTCAATACATTCGCCGTTTAGCATCCGCAGAGGGCGTTGCAGTCATTATCTCCAGTCACCTTTTATCTGAAATCGAATTAATGTGTGACCGGATTGGTATTATTAAAAATGGGGAGCTTGTTGCAACACAATCCGTGAATGATTCAACAGATGCCGAGCAACAGCGACTCAGTCAAATAAAATTAGAAGTAACACCTGCTGACAAAGCAATGGAGCTATTAACATCTCACCATGATATCAACGCGGAAATTTCGAATGAATCCCTTTCCTTTCAATTGGAAAAGGAAAAAATTCCTATGATCATAGAAACCTTAGTAAAACACGATGTTTCTATTTATCAAGTCGGAGCTTCAAATGCGACATTAGAAGATAAATTCTTTGATCTGATTGGAGAGAATATAATTGAGTAA
- a CDS encoding DUF4064 domain-containing protein has product MKRTGEIVLGIIGALVYGFFGIIGGFMLWMQNNEELLQQSLEEVPQEGGAELSADEFSAFIEQMGSSGMMMLIVSIVAIILGIIALIFLKGNKKPKAAGIIFIATAVIAVFLVGIVGIFSGLFYLIAGIMCLARKPKAPIEA; this is encoded by the coding sequence TTGAAACGTACAGGTGAAATTGTATTGGGGATTATCGGGGCTTTGGTTTATGGCTTTTTTGGTATCATTGGTGGATTTATGCTCTGGATGCAAAATAATGAAGAGTTGTTACAACAGTCTTTAGAAGAGGTGCCGCAAGAAGGAGGGGCTGAATTATCTGCAGATGAATTTAGTGCTTTCATAGAACAAATGGGAAGCAGTGGAATGATGATGCTTATCGTCTCCATTGTTGCTATCATCTTAGGCATAATTGCGCTTATATTCCTGAAAGGGAACAAAAAACCAAAAGCAGCGGGTATTATTTTTATCGCAACAGCCGTTATTGCCGTCTTTCTCGTTGGCATCGTCGGAATATTTAGCGGACTTTTCTATTTAATCGCTGGAATTATGTGCCTTGCCAGGAAGCCAAAGGCACCAATTGAAGCCTAG
- a CDS encoding YfhE family protein, whose protein sequence is MAKSQYQPAGNNQQLSDAQEVHYSREFKRADAAGGYRKQQVREAKQ, encoded by the coding sequence ATGGCAAAATCACAGTACCAACCAGCGGGTAATAATCAACAACTTTCAGATGCACAGGAAGTACATTATTCAAGAGAATTTAAAAGAGCTGATGCGGCTGGCGGCTATCGAAAGCAACAAGTCCGTGAAGCAAAACAATAA
- a CDS encoding DUF368 domain-containing protein, producing the protein MEWKNLYRGLIMGASDMIPGVSGGTIAVLLGIYERLIASINGFVSKDWKKHIGFLVPLGMGVVIAIFTLAKVIDWLFEQYPGPTQFFFLGLIIGVLPYLFQKADAKHTFKSKHVILLIIAVIIIGLLGFFNPNESAVIENVTMSTYILLFFSGFLASAAMVLPGISGAFILLVIGIYKTIIAAISELQLDIIIVTGIGIALGIIVMSKIINFFLTNYYTATFSIIIGSVIGSISIVFPGWSTSMTLMLASIVAFAVGLFVAYILGKVEYQE; encoded by the coding sequence ATGGAGTGGAAAAATCTTTATCGTGGTTTAATAATGGGGGCCAGTGATATGATTCCGGGCGTAAGTGGTGGGACCATTGCGGTATTACTCGGGATATACGAACGTTTAATTGCTTCTATTAATGGGTTTGTCAGTAAAGATTGGAAGAAGCATATTGGATTTTTAGTTCCGTTGGGAATGGGAGTAGTAATCGCTATATTTACGCTGGCAAAAGTAATCGATTGGTTGTTTGAACAATATCCAGGTCCAACACAATTTTTCTTCTTAGGCTTAATTATCGGTGTGCTTCCCTATTTATTTCAAAAAGCTGATGCGAAACATACATTTAAATCGAAGCATGTCATATTATTAATAATAGCTGTTATTATTATTGGGCTATTGGGTTTCTTTAATCCAAATGAAAGTGCGGTTATTGAAAATGTAACGATGTCCACCTATATTTTATTATTTTTCTCTGGATTTCTTGCTAGTGCGGCGATGGTTTTACCAGGGATTAGTGGGGCATTTATTTTATTGGTCATCGGGATTTATAAAACAATAATAGCCGCAATTAGCGAGCTTCAACTTGATATCATCATCGTAACGGGAATAGGTATTGCGCTTGGAATTATCGTGATGAGTAAGATCATTAATTTCTTTTTAACGAACTATTATACTGCGACATTTTCTATTATTATAGGATCGGTTATTGGGTCTATTTCCATCGTATTCCCTGGATGGTCGACGAGTATGACGTTAATGTTGGCAAGTATCGTAGCATTTGCTGTAGGTTTATTTGTAGCCTATATTCTGGGGAAAGTGGAATACCAGGAATAA
- a CDS encoding thioredoxin family protein, with protein sequence MEQINTEDKFNEVINSEEPVIIKFFADWCPDCKRMDMFIGDVMEEFKNYQWFEINSDEVKGIAEKYEVMGIPSILIFQEGEKKAHQHSAYTKSPESVTEFLQQQLG encoded by the coding sequence ATGGAACAGATAAACACGGAAGATAAATTTAATGAAGTAATTAATAGTGAAGAGCCAGTTATCATAAAATTCTTTGCTGATTGGTGTCCAGATTGCAAGCGGATGGATATGTTTATTGGGGACGTTATGGAAGAATTTAAGAATTATCAATGGTTTGAAATAAATAGCGACGAGGTAAAAGGGATTGCTGAGAAATATGAAGTAATGGGAATTCCAAGCATTTTAATTTTCCAGGAAGGTGAGAAAAAAGCACATCAGCATAGTGCCTACACGAAGTCACCTGAATCTGTAACGGAATTTCTGCAGCAACAATTAGGATAA
- a CDS encoding VOC family protein, with the protein MLAIDHIVIATKDPAQAAHDFERKHRVTTVQGGKHDNWGTYNYVAYFENDCYMEWIGIFDEGIAKKSTNPLIKQLVSAFHNKIEGIIQLALRAEKMDNYIDHFDATGVKYAGPVPGSRKRPDGSTLQWQMLFPEPETALPFLIEWGEVKNIPQDERLVNKQHLRSITFGMKEIEVFKHIYQLDSCHHPVKLENGFLHLVGHEHLDFEIA; encoded by the coding sequence ATGTTAGCTATTGATCATATCGTCATCGCTACAAAAGATCCAGCACAAGCAGCCCATGATTTTGAACGAAAGCATCGTGTTACAACTGTCCAAGGAGGGAAACACGACAATTGGGGAACGTACAATTACGTAGCCTACTTTGAAAACGATTGCTATATGGAGTGGATTGGAATTTTTGATGAAGGTATCGCGAAAAAATCAACGAATCCGCTTATTAAACAGCTTGTATCGGCATTTCATAATAAGATTGAAGGGATCATTCAATTGGCATTACGCGCGGAAAAGATGGATAACTACATCGATCATTTTGACGCAACAGGAGTGAAGTACGCCGGGCCGGTCCCTGGCAGCAGGAAAAGGCCTGATGGTTCAACTTTACAGTGGCAGATGTTATTTCCTGAACCGGAAACTGCCCTTCCTTTTCTAATTGAGTGGGGTGAAGTGAAGAATATACCGCAGGATGAACGTTTAGTTAATAAGCAGCATTTGCGTTCAATCACTTTTGGCATGAAAGAAATAGAAGTATTTAAGCATATCTACCAGCTTGATTCGTGCCATCATCCTGTAAAACTGGAAAATGGATTTTTACATTTAGTAGGTCATGAACATCTTGATTTCGAAATCGCGTAA
- a CDS encoding GNAT family N-acetyltransferase, with the protein MKNPILKDFPHEIRTKRLLIRLPLPGDGEVVYQAIQASKRDLKKWLPFARKDQSLEDVEISVREAHLQFLKREDLRLHVFHQETGDFIGSSGLHRIDWEVPKFEIGYWIDSRQSGKGYMTEAVEGIADFAFRELDANRVEIRCDTKNAKSRAIPEQLGFLFEGIHYNDSVQIDGGELRDTCVYTKTK; encoded by the coding sequence ATGAAAAATCCGATACTCAAAGATTTTCCTCATGAAATTCGCACAAAACGTCTTTTAATCCGCTTGCCCCTTCCAGGTGATGGCGAAGTAGTATATCAAGCAATTCAAGCTAGCAAACGGGATTTGAAAAAATGGCTCCCATTTGCAAGGAAGGATCAGTCTCTGGAAGATGTAGAGATAAGTGTGCGAGAGGCCCATCTACAATTTTTAAAACGGGAGGATTTACGTTTGCATGTATTTCATCAGGAAACGGGTGATTTTATAGGATCTTCTGGGTTACACCGCATCGATTGGGAGGTTCCTAAATTTGAAATCGGTTATTGGATTGACTCCAGACAAAGCGGAAAAGGCTATATGACTGAAGCAGTAGAGGGAATTGCTGACTTTGCCTTTAGGGAACTAGATGCAAATAGGGTTGAAATACGTTGTGATACCAAAAATGCCAAAAGTAGGGCAATACCTGAACAGTTAGGATTTTTATTCGAGGGTATTCATTATAATGATTCCGTTCAGATTGATGGGGGCGAACTAAGAGATACATGTGTTTATACAAAAACTAAATAA
- a CDS encoding response regulator transcription factor — protein sequence MEQPAILIVEDERKLSRVLQLELDYENYKTEIADNGNDALRLMKEKAWDLVLLDIMLPNLSGMEVLRRIRRTDDSTPIILLTARDEVHDKVSGLDLGANDYITKPFQIEELLARIRVHLRKSVTEKVNGKQLAIGDLHVDLNAHEVKRASREIELTPREFDLLVCLLKNKNIVLTRDQLIENVWGFDYFGDTNVVDVYIRYLRQKVDKGHEQAYIQTVRGVGYTIKDHVQ from the coding sequence ATGGAACAGCCAGCTATTCTGATTGTTGAAGATGAACGGAAATTAAGCCGGGTTTTGCAACTGGAGCTTGATTATGAAAATTACAAAACAGAAATTGCGGATAATGGAAATGATGCACTTCGCTTGATGAAAGAAAAAGCGTGGGATTTAGTATTGCTTGATATTATGCTTCCTAACTTAAGTGGTATGGAAGTTTTACGGAGAATAAGACGGACAGATGATAGCACACCAATTATTTTATTAACTGCCCGTGATGAGGTTCATGATAAAGTAAGTGGACTTGATTTAGGTGCTAATGATTATATCACGAAACCATTTCAAATCGAGGAACTGCTTGCTCGCATTAGGGTACATCTCAGGAAATCTGTCACAGAAAAGGTTAATGGAAAGCAACTCGCTATCGGTGATCTACACGTCGATTTAAACGCTCATGAGGTGAAGCGGGCTAGCCGGGAAATTGAGCTCACACCACGGGAATTTGACTTGCTCGTATGTCTGTTAAAAAATAAAAATATCGTTCTCACAAGGGATCAGCTTATTGAAAACGTTTGGGGATTTGATTATTTTGGTGACACAAACGTTGTGGATGTCTATATCCGTTATTTGCGCCAGAAAGTTGATAAGGGACACGAGCAAGCCTATATCCAGACGGTTCGAGGAGTAGGTTACACGATAAAGGATCACGTCCAATGA
- a CDS encoding HAMP domain-containing sensor histidine kinase, with the protein MKLRTKIQLFSSLFMLVLILLVNTSIYFLFYNITADSELEQLSAQTNTITETLNSNPDIPTSDLLDAYLPTDGMIRVIAEDESLLIPELKKPNISSELPSEFSVTETQTILSQENGADVAMISKPIIWNNGDVVTLQVSSHLLALEETMTTLFYVLVVASVIMLIPSIIAGMLLSRFLLRPIKALIQTMKENTRHAKWQKIDVQNRSRDELYEMEKTFNEMIDYLKGNFEKQEVFVSDASHELKTPISIVKSYAQLLERRGKENPEVFNESVEAIDSEADRMQKLVEQMLSLAKNKTKAAMQQVDMITLSEETIATFQGAYDRNISFDKRHEKLLVNGNPNQLQQVVYILIDNALKYSNDEIKIVIDERNNEAIFQVTDYGQGIPEKEQERIFDRFYRMDKARSRDTGGTGLGLAIANTITDAHNGRLFVTSNVGEGSTFTLTLPLD; encoded by the coding sequence ATGAAACTGCGTACGAAAATTCAATTGTTTTCAAGTTTATTTATGTTGGTATTAATTTTATTGGTCAATACGTCCATTTACTTTTTATTTTACAATATCACGGCTGACAGTGAACTGGAGCAATTGTCTGCCCAAACAAATACGATTACAGAAACATTGAATTCCAATCCAGATATTCCAACAAGCGATCTTTTAGACGCTTATTTACCGACGGATGGGATGATTCGTGTCATTGCAGAAGATGAAAGTTTGTTAATTCCAGAACTGAAGAAACCAAATATATCCAGTGAATTACCAAGTGAATTTTCTGTTACGGAAACGCAAACGATTCTGTCACAGGAAAATGGCGCCGATGTTGCTATGATTTCAAAACCGATTATATGGAATAATGGAGACGTTGTAACATTACAGGTTTCGAGTCACCTTTTAGCACTTGAAGAAACCATGACAACCTTATTTTATGTATTGGTTGTAGCTTCTGTCATCATGCTTATTCCGTCTATTATTGCTGGGATGCTATTAAGCAGATTCTTATTGCGTCCGATTAAAGCCTTGATTCAAACGATGAAAGAAAATACAAGACATGCAAAATGGCAGAAGATAGATGTGCAAAATCGTTCTCGAGATGAGCTTTATGAAATGGAAAAGACATTCAATGAGATGATCGATTATTTAAAGGGAAATTTTGAAAAACAAGAGGTGTTTGTCTCTGATGCCTCTCATGAACTAAAAACGCCCATTTCTATTGTGAAAAGTTATGCACAGTTACTTGAGCGAAGGGGAAAAGAAAATCCGGAAGTATTCAACGAGTCTGTGGAGGCGATTGATTCTGAAGCGGATCGTATGCAAAAGTTAGTGGAGCAAATGCTATCACTTGCAAAAAATAAAACAAAAGCAGCCATGCAGCAGGTGGATATGATCACGCTGAGCGAGGAGACAATTGCTACATTTCAAGGTGCCTATGATAGAAATATTAGCTTTGATAAACGCCATGAGAAGCTGCTTGTAAACGGGAATCCCAATCAATTACAGCAAGTTGTCTATATTCTAATTGATAATGCATTAAAATACAGTAACGATGAAATTAAGATCGTCATTGATGAACGAAACAACGAAGCTATTTTTCAAGTAACGGATTATGGCCAGGGAATTCCCGAAAAGGAACAAGAGCGGATCTTTGACCGCTTTTACCGCATGGATAAAGCAAGAAGCAGGGATACAGGTGGAACTGGACTTGGCTTAGCAATAGCCAATACAATCACTGATGCACATAACGGCAGGTTATTTGTAACAAGTAATGTTGGCGAAGGCTCAACATTTACCCTAACCCTGCCACTAGATTAA
- a CDS encoding PepSY domain-containing protein — protein MKKKLGIAIGAMVGAVVLGLGIYQSDASQANPELSTDEILQMVTDQYPGTITEMEMEKDGNRAVYEVEIENDGKEYEIKLDGSSGEVLNVKEREISNNIEIAEKDDDADDRNDNQGTKTNNNNDSQDDGNNDENSSKTNNTVIDLGKAEEIALNEFDGQITELELDEDDGRLMYEIEIEDGEDEAEIEIDAYTGEILVIEIDREDD, from the coding sequence ATGAAGAAAAAATTAGGGATTGCAATTGGAGCTATGGTTGGTGCTGTAGTTTTAGGATTAGGTATTTACCAATCGGATGCTTCTCAGGCTAACCCAGAATTATCAACAGATGAAATTCTTCAAATGGTCACAGATCAATATCCTGGTACAATTACCGAGATGGAAATGGAAAAAGATGGAAACAGGGCAGTTTATGAAGTGGAAATAGAAAACGACGGGAAGGAATACGAAATAAAACTGGATGGCAGCAGTGGTGAAGTTTTGAATGTGAAAGAAAGAGAAATATCCAACAATATAGAAATAGCTGAAAAAGATGATGACGCAGATGATCGAAATGATAATCAAGGTACCAAAACTAACAATAACAATGATAGCCAAGACGACGGGAACAATGATGAGAATTCATCGAAAACGAATAATACGGTTATTGATTTAGGGAAGGCAGAAGAAATTGCATTAAATGAATTTGATGGTCAGATTACAGAACTTGAACTTGATGAAGACGACGGCCGTCTTATGTATGAAATTGAAATTGAAGACGGTGAAGATGAAGCAGAAATAGAGATTGATGCGTATACCGGAGAAATCCTTGTGATTGAAATCGATAGAGAAGATGATTAA
- a CDS encoding Flp1 family type IVb pilin, whose amino-acid sequence MNQLTTFFKNFWNDEEGLETVEILLILSVLIVIAIMFRDRIGIWVNALFEDIDDQLMN is encoded by the coding sequence ATGAATCAATTAACAACATTTTTTAAGAACTTTTGGAATGACGAGGAAGGACTCGAAACTGTAGAAATACTATTAATATTATCTGTACTTATCGTAATCGCAATAATGTTTAGGGATAGAATAGGAATATGGGTTAACGCACTATTTGAAGATATTGATGATCAATTAATGAATTAA
- a CDS encoding DUF4352 domain-containing protein, translating to MKQLIKLSLLLMLSLFIIAGCSDQEGGEDDSDSENSSRKNDTHVEHQEGLEIGETGIVEDNNRKYEITLNSVEYVDSVGGLEPNGETFVEANITVKNIDDDSFNASNIYEPGFGPEYELQASQNPIFMDADNVEQDLLEGEIAPGETVSGDHVFEIEEIVDEYKFAIGGKGVQIRTYAQWEVSESEIK from the coding sequence ATGAAACAACTTATTAAACTATCATTGCTGCTTATGCTAAGTTTATTTATTATTGCAGGCTGTTCTGACCAAGAAGGTGGTGAAGATGATTCGGATTCGGAAAACTCTAGCAGGAAGAATGATACCCATGTTGAACACCAGGAAGGCCTTGAAATAGGCGAAACCGGGATTGTTGAGGATAATAATAGAAAATATGAAATTACTTTAAATTCGGTTGAATATGTTGATAGTGTAGGGGGCTTAGAGCCAAACGGAGAAACCTTTGTGGAAGCGAATATCACAGTGAAAAATATAGATGATGACAGTTTTAATGCAAGTAATATCTATGAACCTGGCTTCGGGCCAGAGTATGAACTTCAGGCATCTCAGAACCCAATATTTATGGATGCAGATAATGTCGAACAAGATTTATTGGAAGGTGAGATTGCACCAGGGGAAACAGTGTCAGGTGACCATGTATTTGAAATAGAAGAAATAGTGGATGAATATAAGTTTGCCATTGGAGGGAAAGGTGTGCAAATAAGAACATACGCCCAATGGGAAGTTTCGGAAAGTGAAATTAAGTAA
- a CDS encoding DUF4352 domain-containing protein — MKQYIKLTLLLTLSLFIIIGCSDQENKESQTDEQENNNEETNAEQEEAKSVENQGSEEDSSDTHVEHQEGLNIGETGIVADDNEKYEVTLNSVNYDGDITGGADVETFAVANITVKNIDDHSFDAKNIYEPSFGPDGEFQSSLNSVLMDMDNNDLELLEGEISPEESVSGDHVFGVAEMKDNYMFIIGGSGHQIKTYAQWEVSDSEIE; from the coding sequence ATGAAACAGTATATTAAACTAACACTGTTACTCACACTAAGTCTATTCATTATCATCGGCTGTTCTGACCAAGAAAACAAAGAAAGCCAGACAGATGAGCAAGAAAATAATAACGAGGAAACAAATGCTGAACAGGAAGAGGCTAAAAGTGTAGAAAATCAAGGCAGTGAGGAAGATTCCAGTGACACTCATGTTGAACATCAAGAAGGCTTAAACATAGGTGAGACAGGAATCGTTGCAGATGACAATGAAAAATATGAAGTAACCTTAAATTCAGTTAATTATGATGGTGATATTACTGGTGGAGCAGATGTGGAAACTTTTGCTGTTGCAAATATCACAGTAAAGAACATAGATGATCACAGCTTTGATGCTAAAAATATTTATGAGCCTAGTTTTGGTCCCGATGGTGAGTTTCAATCATCCCTGAATTCAGTATTAATGGATATGGACAATAATGATTTGGAATTACTAGAAGGTGAAATATCACCGGAGGAATCAGTTTCAGGTGATCATGTGTTTGGAGTTGCTGAAATGAAGGATAATTACATGTTTATAATTGGTGGAAGTGGTCACCAAATAAAAACGTATGCCCAATGGGAAGTTTCTGATAGTGAAATTGAGTAA
- a CDS encoding DUF4352 domain-containing protein, with protein sequence MGHYMKQFIKLSLLFTLALILVVGCSNNEDDDQTAGEEDNNKQETSTVEEDEDSEVDDSSEEESSDSNDTHIEHQKGLKMGETGIVEDNGDNKYEVTLNSVEYVDVVGGLDSEGETHAVANMTVKNIGDNNFNAKNIYEPGFGPDGELQSSLNSVLMDVDDVEEDLLEGEIAPGESATGDHVFVVEEKHDNYLFIIGGSGHQIITYANWDVPESEVE encoded by the coding sequence TTGGGACACTACATGAAACAATTTATTAAACTATCATTGTTATTCACACTAGCTTTAATTTTGGTAGTTGGTTGTTCTAATAATGAAGATGATGATCAGACAGCAGGCGAAGAAGATAACAATAAACAGGAAACAAGTACAGTAGAGGAAGATGAGGATAGTGAAGTAGATGATTCAAGTGAAGAGGAATCTAGTGATAGTAATGATACCCATATTGAACACCAGAAAGGGCTTAAAATGGGTGAAACAGGAATCGTGGAGGATAATGGAGACAATAAATACGAAGTCACTTTAAATTCGGTTGAATATGTAGATGTGGTTGGGGGATTAGATTCAGAAGGTGAAACTCATGCAGTTGCGAATATGACGGTGAAAAACATAGGTGATAATAATTTTAATGCCAAAAACATTTATGAACCTGGTTTTGGACCAGATGGCGAACTTCAGTCATCTTTAAACTCAGTATTAATGGATGTAGATGATGTTGAAGAAGATTTATTGGAAGGTGAAATAGCACCTGGTGAATCGGCCACGGGTGATCATGTTTTTGTGGTAGAAGAAAAACATGATAATTATTTATTTATAATAGGAGGAAGCGGTCATCAAATAATAACTTACGCCAATTGGGATGTTCCAGAAAGTGAAGTTGAATGA
- a CDS encoding pilus assembly protein TadG-related protein translates to MKQFFKRLLFKDKGSVSVFAILIILPIFLLNALFIDTARIFSAERQIENGIDTALRSTMAEFNEELASVGLFSYSGSQSEVQSDFRLCLDEQM, encoded by the coding sequence GTGAAACAGTTCTTCAAACGTCTTTTATTTAAGGACAAAGGTTCAGTATCGGTCTTTGCAATTCTGATTATCCTCCCGATTTTCTTGCTTAACGCTTTGTTTATTGACACGGCTCGTATTTTTTCAGCAGAGCGCCAAATTGAAAACGGCATTGATACTGCTCTGCGTTCAACAATGGCAGAATTTAACGAAGAGTTAGCCTCTGTTGGGTTGTTCAGTTACAGTGGGAGTCAGTCAGAGGTGCAATCAGACTTTCGGCTCTGTCTTGATGAACAAATGTAA